In Paenibacillus sp. G2S3, a single window of DNA contains:
- a CDS encoding sensor histidine kinase yields the protein MGTIFSNTKWLLLFYFLLTGAVSAGLMYAGTCLGYIEVMDYRMWLYLCLGIVLFTVVIGYMAGQRIQRRIDHLDLNMLQVAKGNLSVRMPESDDQSFARVYHEFNVMMDTVENKMQLLQRLGEQEVIEKEQAAESAVLEERRRMARDLHDTVSQQLFAIHMSASSLPKVLKVNEAQGQLVMDQLIAMSQMAQKQMRALIAQLRPVELEGRNLFEALEKWFPDYCRQNGLKGMKELELQGELSEAIEHQLFLIIQEAMANIVKHAEARLVSLSLREGSRQVVLSISDDGQGFEHIQQKQGSYGLTTMRERAEKLGGQVEIISRKGAGTTIRVHIPKFVQGNSESEEKRALGTDTEDEEE from the coding sequence ATGGGAACAATCTTCAGTAATACCAAATGGTTGTTGTTGTTTTACTTTCTGCTCACTGGAGCCGTAAGCGCCGGGTTGATGTATGCAGGCACTTGCCTTGGGTATATCGAAGTTATGGATTATCGCATGTGGCTGTACTTATGTCTTGGGATCGTGTTGTTCACTGTAGTAATCGGCTATATGGCAGGTCAGCGGATTCAGCGCCGGATTGATCATCTGGATCTAAATATGCTGCAGGTGGCAAAAGGGAATCTGTCCGTCCGGATGCCAGAGAGTGATGACCAGTCTTTTGCGAGAGTGTACCACGAATTTAATGTCATGATGGATACGGTTGAGAACAAGATGCAGCTTCTGCAGCGTTTGGGTGAACAAGAGGTTATTGAGAAGGAACAGGCAGCGGAGAGTGCGGTGTTGGAGGAAAGAAGGCGTATGGCCCGGGATTTGCATGATACGGTGAGCCAACAGCTTTTTGCCATCCATATGTCGGCTTCTTCGCTGCCTAAAGTGCTGAAGGTTAACGAAGCTCAAGGTCAATTGGTAATGGATCAGCTAATTGCCATGTCACAGATGGCACAAAAGCAGATGAGAGCGCTCATTGCACAGTTGCGACCAGTGGAGCTAGAAGGCAGGAATCTTTTCGAAGCACTGGAAAAATGGTTCCCTGATTATTGCCGCCAAAATGGCTTAAAAGGAATGAAGGAGCTTGAACTGCAAGGAGAATTGTCTGAGGCAATTGAACATCAGCTGTTCCTGATTATTCAGGAGGCGATGGCGAATATTGTGAAGCATGCTGAAGCTAGACTGGTCAGTCTATCGCTGCGTGAAGGGTCAAGACAGGTTGTGCTGAGTATTAGCGACGATGGTCAAGGCTTTGAACATATACAGCAAAAACAGGGTTCGTACGGTCTTACCACCATGCGCGAACGTGCGGAGAAACTAGGTGGACAAGTGGAGATTATTAGCCGTAAGGGTGCGGGAACGACCATACGTGTACATATCCCTAAGTTTGTGCAAGGGAATTCTGAGTCAGAGGAAAAAAGAGCGTTAGGAACAGATACAGAGGACGAGGAGGAATAG
- a CDS encoding response regulator transcription factor, with translation MSVIRVLLVDDHDMVRMGLKTYLMLEPMFEVIGEAANGQQALEMLRAGGHEGLPDLVLMDLMMPVMNGVETTRAVLSEFPGLKIVILTSFLEDDLVVDAIEAGAVSYVLKTVSAEELIYALQGAFRGMPVMTGDVSQALTRGIRQRTVQGDSSGLTEREKEVLLLIAEGKTNKDIGEELHISIKTVKTHVSNLLMKCELDDRTQLAIYAHRKGWAQG, from the coding sequence ATGAGCGTCATAAGAGTGTTGCTTGTGGATGATCATGATATGGTGCGGATGGGTCTCAAAACATATCTGATGCTGGAGCCGATGTTTGAGGTTATAGGAGAGGCAGCAAATGGACAGCAAGCGTTGGAGATGCTGCGTGCTGGTGGACATGAAGGCTTGCCCGATCTCGTGCTAATGGATCTGATGATGCCTGTGATGAATGGTGTGGAGACTACTCGTGCAGTGCTATCGGAATTTCCTGGTCTCAAAATCGTAATCTTGACCAGCTTCCTTGAGGATGACCTTGTTGTGGACGCTATAGAGGCTGGAGCAGTCAGCTATGTGCTCAAAACCGTGTCAGCAGAGGAGCTGATCTACGCACTGCAAGGCGCATTCCGTGGTATGCCAGTCATGACTGGTGATGTATCGCAAGCGTTGACACGTGGCATTCGCCAGCGTACCGTGCAAGGTGATTCCTCCGGCTTAACGGAGCGTGAGAAGGAGGTCCTGCTGCTTATTGCTGAGGGCAAGACCAATAAGGATATCGGTGAGGAGCTACATATCAGCATCAAGACGGTGAAGACGCATGTCAGCAACCTGTTGATGAAATGCGAGCTGGATGACCGTACTCAGTTGGCTATTTATGCGCATCGTAAGGGCTGGGCTCAGGGTTAG